DNA sequence from the Tissierella sp. MB52-C2 genome:
AGAAGATAGTTTCATGGCAGATTGCTGTTCAAACTTTTCGTCTTTAGAGGGATTTATGAAACATGGAATAGGATATGTAATCGCATATAAAGGAGAGATTATTTCAGCCGCATCTTCCTATAGTTATTGTGAAGGATATATTGATATTACTATTGGAACTAAGAAAGAATATAGACAGAAGGGACTAGCTTTGGCTTGTGCTTCTAAACTGATTTTAGAATGTCTAGAAAAAAAGATATATCCTGTTTGGGATGCGGTAGATATGAGATCAGTGGCTCTTGCTGAAAAATTAGGATATCATTTTGATAAGGAGTATGAGGTGTATTCTATTTCATAAAATTTAGATAAGCACTTAGTTAAGTATATAAGCAAGAGCAATATAAGAATGGAGGACATAGTGAATGAAAAAGTCAATAGGAATATTAGCTGGAATGGGACCAAGATCCACATCACCATTTCTTGAATCAGTACTAGATCAATGCCAAATTCAATACGGTGCAAAACATGATATAGATTATCCACATATTATGATTTACTCTCTGCCTACACCATTTTATTTAGATCGTCCAATTGATCATAAGTTAATGAGAGAAACCATAATTGAAGGAATTCAACATCTTGAATCAACAGGTGTTAGTTGTATTGCTATGCCGTGTAATTCTGCCCATATATATTTTGATGAACTAAAGGAAAAAATTAGCATTCCATTATTAAATATTGTTGAAGAAACCATGAAAAAAGTAGATTCAAATAAAAAGATAACTATATTTGCTACGGAATCAACTTTTAATTCAGAACTATATCAAAAAGGAATATTAAATTCAGACAATCAATTTATATTCAGAAGTGATTGGCAGAAAAAAATAAATATTATAATTCAAATGATAAAAGAGAACAAGGAAATATCTGAAGTCAATTTATATTGGAATGAGTTAGTTAAAGATGCTATTGCCGAAGATATTGATGATATAATTATAGCCTGTACCGATTTAAGTATTCTAAAAAATAAATTTAAGAATGAGGTAAATTTTATAGATTCATCTCATGCCTTAGCTGAGTCGTTAATAAAAGAGTATTTAAAGTAAGAGGCTATCAATATCTAATACATAAATAGTCAAATAATTAATGAAAGGATTGATAAGATGTCCTATGAAGAGATATTAAAGTTGATAGGGAATATCTCTCCTCATGCAAAAGATTATGTACAAAAATCCTTTGAAAATAAGAGGATTGAAATATTATATTCTTTATTTACGGAGGAAAATAAAGGTGTATTTATAATTGTTGATAATGATGATTGCTGTATTTTCTATGCTTCATTTCTTAATGAAAAGAATATAGAAGATATCTTAAGAGCAATTAATGATAATACTAAAGAATATATTTCAAGAATAAGCTCAAAAGAATTATGCTTTAACATATATGGTAAAAATCAAAAGATAATTGACTTAGTAAGCAAATTAGGCTTTAGATCAGATATGGAAGGATATCATCTTGAGTATACTGGTAGAGAACTTCCACAAATAAAAAAAGCTAATTTGATTGAAAAAGGTTTTGAGCAGGATATGCTAGAAGAATTTATTGATTTGTTTGATAGTTCATATTTTCAACTAAATATAGATAATGAATGGAAAGTAAATGGTTATGCTGTAAATAAAAATAAATTTTGCCAAAAACTTAATGACTTGAATAAACTTAGTCAAGTGCGTTCATTTTGGTTAAATAATGAGTTAGTAGGTGCATATAGTTTTGAGCAAAACTACATAACAGATATTGTTGTCAAACCAATATTTCAAAATAAAGGATATGGAAGTTATATACTAGCACATTGCATTAGAAATATGTCTGTAGACAAATCTATTAAGAATATAAGACTTCGAGTTGCGAAATCAAATACTGGTGCTAAAAAATTATATGAAAGAAATGATTTTATTGAAATAGCTTGTTTTGCAGAGCATACTTATGGAAAATAAATGAAGAACCTTACTAACATTGCTATTAGTAGATAATTAAGATATAGATAGGAGAGATAAGAGTGGGTAATATAAATTATGAATATAAAGTTGTTGGTAATGGGAATACAATACTTGTCATAGATGTAGGAATAGGAAATTCATTTTATGATTTATATCCACTTATTGAACAGATAAAGGATTATTTTACAGTTATTATTTACCATAGACAAGGATATGGTAAGA
Encoded proteins:
- a CDS encoding amino acid racemase, with amino-acid sequence MKKSIGILAGMGPRSTSPFLESVLDQCQIQYGAKHDIDYPHIMIYSLPTPFYLDRPIDHKLMRETIIEGIQHLESTGVSCIAMPCNSAHIYFDELKEKISIPLLNIVEETMKKVDSNKKITIFATESTFNSELYQKGILNSDNQFIFRSDWQKKINIIIQMIKENKEISEVNLYWNELVKDAIAEDIDDIIIACTDLSILKNKFKNEVNFIDSSHALAESLIKEYLK
- a CDS encoding GNAT family N-acetyltransferase; the encoded protein is MSYEEILKLIGNISPHAKDYVQKSFENKRIEILYSLFTEENKGVFIIVDNDDCCIFYASFLNEKNIEDILRAINDNTKEYISRISSKELCFNIYGKNQKIIDLVSKLGFRSDMEGYHLEYTGRELPQIKKANLIEKGFEQDMLEEFIDLFDSSYFQLNIDNEWKVNGYAVNKNKFCQKLNDLNKLSQVRSFWLNNELVGAYSFEQNYITDIVVKPIFQNKGYGSYILAHCIRNMSVDKSIKNIRLRVAKSNTGAKKLYERNDFIEIACFAEHTYGK